One uncultured Alphaproteobacteria bacterium genomic region harbors:
- a CDS encoding Cyclopropane-fatty-acyl-phospholipid synthase produces the protein MIFEAFIKRLIRFGELTVVRPDGSQFSVRGRPFPRTRPADTPGPVTIRISDPGVFRRLPWQPALAFGEGYMEGSVTIEQGSLADMLALFMINAQQDPGALLRFRQWINRVLRVIHQNNPIPQSRRNVAHHYDLSPQLYETFLDADRQYSCAYFPTGNESLETAQAAKKRHIAAKLLLAPGQKVLDIGCGWGGMALYLAKHFEVEVTGITLSEEQLLVARERARAAGLDDRVRFELTDYRAVAGRFDRIVSVGMFEHVGIRQYRAYFESVRRSLAEDGVALLHTIGRSDPPGGTNAWIRKYIFPGGYCPALSEVMAAVERENLIVCDVEVLKLHYAETLKHWHRRFQEHRAEIGDMLDERFCRMWEFYLLGCEMAFRHEGQVVFQLQLARDKTVVPDTRDYVTQFEATHPLPLAV, from the coding sequence ATGATTTTCGAGGCTTTCATCAAGCGATTGATCCGCTTCGGCGAGTTGACCGTGGTCCGGCCCGACGGCTCGCAGTTCTCGGTTCGCGGCCGCCCCTTTCCGCGCACCCGCCCGGCCGATACCCCCGGCCCGGTGACGATCCGCATCAGCGACCCCGGCGTGTTCCGCCGCCTGCCCTGGCAGCCCGCATTGGCGTTCGGCGAGGGCTACATGGAGGGTTCGGTGACGATCGAGCAGGGCTCGCTCGCCGACATGCTGGCGCTGTTCATGATCAACGCCCAGCAGGACCCGGGAGCGTTGCTGCGCTTCCGCCAATGGATCAACCGGGTGCTGCGGGTGATCCACCAGAACAACCCGATCCCGCAGAGCCGCCGCAACGTCGCCCACCATTACGACCTCTCGCCCCAGCTCTACGAAACCTTCCTCGACGCCGACCGCCAATATTCCTGCGCCTACTTCCCCACCGGCAACGAAAGCCTGGAGACCGCCCAGGCGGCGAAGAAGCGCCACATCGCCGCGAAGCTTCTGCTCGCCCCCGGGCAGAAGGTGCTCGACATCGGCTGCGGCTGGGGCGGCATGGCGCTCTACCTCGCCAAGCACTTCGAGGTCGAGGTCACCGGCATCACCCTTTCGGAAGAGCAATTGCTGGTGGCGCGCGAGCGCGCCCGGGCGGCGGGGCTCGACGACCGGGTGCGGTTCGAGCTCACCGACTACCGCGCGGTGGCCGGGCGCTTCGACCGCATCGTCTCGGTGGGCATGTTCGAGCACGTCGGGATCCGCCAGTACCGCGCCTATTTCGAATCGGTGCGCCGCAGCCTCGCCGAGGACGGCGTGGCGCTGCTGCACACCATCGGCCGCTCCGACCCGCCCGGCGGCACCAACGCCTGGATCCGCAAGTACATCTTCCCCGGCGGCTATTGCCCGGCGCTCTCCGAGGTGATGGCGGCGGTGGAGCGCGAAAACCTGATCGTCTGCGACGTCGAGGTGCTGAAGCTGCACTACGCCGAGACCCTCAAGCACTGGCACCGCCGCTTCCAGGAGCACCGCGCCGAGATCGGCGACATGCTCGACGAACGATTCTGCCGGATGTGGGAGTTCTATCTGCTCGGCTGCGAGATGGCGTTCCGCCACGAGGGACAGGTGGTGTTCCAGCTCCAGCTCGCGCGCGACAAGACCGTGGTGCCCGACACCCGCGACTACGTCACCCAGTTCGAGGCCACCCATCCGCTGCCGCTGGCGGTGTAA
- a CDS encoding 16S rRNA (Guanine(966)-N(2))-methyltransferase encodes MRIVAGRNKGRILAAPEGGDTRPTSDRAREALFNILAHRYAPEDFSLHGARVLDLFAGTGALGLEAWSRGAAHVTFVERDAAALKALAANLRATRAEAEILRADATHPPRAKIACDLVFLDPPYAEGVAAAALAAADAAGWVRAGAVAVAETAAADAPVWPPGFVVDDRRVYGKAALTFLRRA; translated from the coding sequence GAGAATCGTCGCCGGGCGCAACAAGGGGCGGATCCTCGCCGCTCCCGAAGGCGGCGACACCCGCCCGACCTCCGACCGCGCCCGCGAGGCGCTGTTCAACATCCTCGCGCACCGTTACGCGCCGGAGGACTTCAGCCTCCACGGCGCGCGGGTGCTCGACCTGTTCGCGGGAACCGGCGCGCTGGGGCTGGAGGCGTGGTCGCGCGGCGCCGCGCACGTCACCTTCGTCGAGCGCGACGCCGCCGCGCTCAAGGCGCTCGCCGCCAATCTCCGCGCCACCCGCGCCGAGGCGGAGATCCTGCGCGCCGACGCGACGCACCCGCCGCGGGCGAAGATCGCCTGCGATCTCGTGTTCCTCGACCCGCCCTATGCCGAGGGCGTCGCCGCCGCCGCGCTCGCCGCCGCCGACGCGGCGGGCTGGGTGCGGGCGGGCGCGGTGGCGGTCGCCGAAACCGCGGCCGCGGATGCGCCGGTCTGGCCTCCCGGGTTCGTCGTCGACGACCGCCGCGTCTACGGCAAGGCCGCGCTCACCTTTCTCCGCCGCGCCTGA
- the gldA gene encoding glycerol dehydrogenase, NAD (Evidence 2a : Function of homologous gene experimentally demonstrated in an other organism; PubMedId : 8132480; Product type e : enzyme), with protein sequence MLTTAIFPSRYVQGANALTVLGEEVARLGSRALVLESPSVARDLGATIDAALKGHCAATVEVFGRECCDVEIERLKAIVADKAADVIVGIGGGKTLDTAKAVAHFCGLPVAVVPSLASTDAPCSALSVIYTAQGAFDRYLVLPKNPEVVLVDTAVIARAPARFLSAGMGDALATWFEAESCRIKQAGNMTGRCGNMTAYALARLCFDTLMDYGPLALRAADSGAVTPAFERIVEANTLLSGLGFESGGLGACHAIHNGLTVLPQTHSYWHGEKVTIGVLATMFLADHPPAMIDKVFGFCEAVNLPTTLADIGLAEVGEAELMRAAEAACAAGETIHNEPHEINPQVVLWALKTADAEGHRRKTAAREGKTAAIAESSRWHLMVA encoded by the coding sequence ATGCTGACCACCGCGATATTTCCCAGTCGGTACGTGCAGGGTGCGAACGCGCTGACCGTCCTCGGCGAGGAGGTGGCGCGGTTGGGCTCGCGCGCGCTGGTGCTCGAAAGCCCGAGCGTCGCGCGCGATCTCGGCGCGACCATCGACGCCGCGCTCAAGGGGCACTGCGCCGCGACCGTCGAGGTCTTCGGCCGCGAATGCTGCGACGTCGAGATCGAGCGCCTCAAGGCGATCGTCGCCGACAAGGCGGCGGACGTGATCGTCGGCATCGGCGGCGGCAAGACCCTCGACACCGCCAAGGCGGTCGCCCACTTCTGCGGGTTGCCGGTGGCGGTGGTGCCGAGCCTCGCCTCGACCGACGCGCCGTGCTCGGCGCTGTCGGTGATCTACACCGCCCAGGGCGCGTTCGACCGCTATCTGGTGCTGCCGAAGAACCCGGAAGTGGTGCTGGTGGACACCGCGGTGATCGCCAGGGCGCCGGCGCGCTTCCTCTCCGCCGGGATGGGCGACGCCCTCGCCACTTGGTTCGAGGCCGAGAGCTGCCGCATCAAGCAGGCGGGCAACATGACCGGGCGCTGCGGCAACATGACCGCCTACGCGCTCGCGCGGCTGTGCTTCGACACCCTCATGGACTACGGGCCGCTCGCGCTGCGCGCGGCGGATTCCGGCGCGGTGACGCCCGCGTTCGAGCGCATCGTCGAGGCCAACACCCTGCTTTCGGGGCTCGGCTTCGAGAGCGGCGGCCTCGGCGCCTGCCACGCCATCCACAACGGCCTCACCGTGCTGCCGCAGACCCATTCCTATTGGCACGGCGAGAAGGTGACGATCGGCGTTCTCGCGACGATGTTCCTCGCCGACCATCCCCCGGCGATGATCGACAAGGTGTTCGGCTTCTGCGAGGCGGTGAACCTGCCCACCACCCTCGCCGACATCGGTCTCGCCGAAGTCGGCGAGGCGGAACTGATGCGGGCCGCCGAGGCCGCCTGCGCGGCGGGCGAGACGATCCACAACGAGCCCCACGAGATCAACCCGCAGGTGGTGCTGTGGGCGCTCAAGACCGCCGATGCGGAAGGGCACCGGCGCAAGACCGCGGCCCGCGAGGGCAAGACCGCCGCGATCGCGGAATCGAGCCGTTGGCACCTGATGGTCGCCTGA
- the fsr gene encoding fosmidomycin efflux system, member of the major facilitator superfamily (Evidence 2a : Function of homologous gene experimentally demonstrated in an other organism; PubMedId : 21450803, 8917080; Product type t : transporter), producing MRSPSPGSTAVTVLVALSFCHMLNDMMQSLLTAIYPMLKRDYGLDFGQIGLLTLMFQLTASLLQPLVGLYTDKHPKPFSLVVGMASSFVGLLILATAGSYALLLAGAAVIGIGSSIFHPESSRVARMASGGRFGLAQSVFQVGGNSGQAFGPLLAALIVVPYGQGSVAWFSAAAAIAAIILYRVGLWYRDARTAAAKKPPAASAGPRLPRKKVLITLALLVTLVFSKNVYLASISSYYTFYLIETFGVSVQTAQIYLFVFLGAVAAGTLIGGPVGDRFGRKVVIWCSILGVLPFTLMLPYADLFWTPILSVVIGLVLASAFSAIVVYGQELMPGKVGTVAGLFFGISFGLGGLGAAVLGQIADLRGIGFVYHVCAFLPALGLLTAFLPNIEKDRLEAARAARAAAQGSPAE from the coding sequence GTGCGCAGTCCGTCCCCAGGTTCGACCGCCGTCACCGTCCTCGTCGCCTTGAGCTTCTGCCACATGCTCAACGACATGATGCAGTCGCTGCTCACCGCCATCTATCCGATGCTGAAGCGCGACTACGGCCTCGATTTCGGCCAGATCGGCCTCCTCACCCTGATGTTCCAGCTCACCGCGTCGTTGCTGCAGCCGCTCGTCGGCCTCTACACCGACAAGCACCCGAAGCCGTTCTCGCTGGTGGTCGGCATGGCGTCGAGCTTCGTCGGCCTGCTGATCCTCGCCACCGCTGGGAGCTACGCGCTGTTGCTGGCGGGCGCGGCGGTGATCGGCATCGGCTCGTCGATCTTCCACCCCGAAAGCTCGCGGGTGGCGCGGATGGCCTCGGGCGGGCGCTTCGGCCTCGCGCAGTCGGTGTTCCAGGTCGGCGGCAACTCCGGTCAGGCGTTCGGGCCGCTGCTGGCGGCGCTGATCGTGGTGCCTTACGGCCAGGGCTCGGTGGCGTGGTTCTCGGCGGCGGCGGCGATCGCCGCGATCATCCTCTACCGCGTCGGCCTGTGGTACCGCGACGCCCGCACCGCCGCGGCGAAGAAGCCGCCTGCCGCGTCCGCCGGTCCCCGCCTGCCGCGGAAGAAGGTGCTGATCACCCTCGCGCTGCTCGTCACCCTGGTGTTCTCGAAGAACGTCTACTTGGCCTCGATCAGCAGCTACTACACCTTCTACCTGATCGAGACCTTCGGGGTTTCGGTGCAGACCGCGCAGATCTACCTGTTCGTGTTCCTCGGCGCGGTGGCGGCGGGCACCCTGATCGGCGGCCCGGTGGGCGACCGCTTCGGCCGTAAGGTGGTGATCTGGTGCTCGATCCTCGGGGTGCTGCCGTTCACCCTGATGCTGCCCTACGCCGACCTGTTCTGGACGCCGATCCTGTCGGTGGTCATCGGGCTGGTGCTGGCCTCGGCGTTCTCGGCGATCGTGGTCTACGGCCAGGAGCTGATGCCGGGCAAGGTCGGCACCGTCGCCGGGTTGTTCTTCGGCATTTCGTTCGGGCTGGGCGGCCTCGGCGCGGCGGTGCTCGGGCAGATTGCCGACTTGCGGGGGATCGGCTTCGTCTACCACGTCTGCGCGTTCCTGCCCGCGCTCGGGCTGCTCACCGCGTTCCTGCCGAACATCGAGAAGGACCGGCTGGAGGCGGCGCGCGCCGCGCGCGCGGCGGCGCAGGGCTCACCGGCCGAATAG